The DNA window AATCATTACTTTTTATCACTGCAGACCTACACAGAAGTAGTAATAACTATGCCACACATAGAATTCTGCCATGCCTGAATATCTTACCAACAAAACACATCAGTCCATTACATTTTAATTCAAGATTAAACAAATTCACTAGATGCTTTGCTAGAATATCACAGGAATAGCCTTCTGCCTAGTTCCTAAATAGACTCTTTGTTCCCCTCTGAAATATCATAAGTCAACCCATAACTATTTGCATTTCTCTCTTCATTTGGCTTTCCAATTCCCACCAGAACAACCCATTAAGCTTTGTTTACACCACTCAAGAGCTTTTCTAGCCCGAGTTCCAAGTTCTTCCAGATTCTCCCAACAAACCAGTTCCCAATGCTTAAGAAACTCACGGTCAGGTTTATTACAACAATAACCTTACTTCTTGGTCCCAAATTCTGTCTTATCTACTTTCTTTTTGCTATTATTAAAATATTCTGTAAAAAGCAACTTAATGGAGAAAAGGTTCATTTTGTCCTTTAGAGCTTGGCGGTAACAGTCCATCATGATGGAGAAGGCCTGGTTGCAAGTAGAGAAGGCATAGAGTTAGGAGCATGAAGCTGACCAGGTTATAAATACTTAAGGTCTATCCCTAGTAACTCACTTTTCCACCTCCCGAAGGTTCCATAACCTTTCCAAATAGCACCTCCATCTGGTGACTAAGGGTCCAAACATGTGAGTAGGTTGAGggatatttcacattcaaatcataAAAGatggtttagtttttttttttttgttttgttttttcttttctttttttcggagctggggaccgaacccagggccttgctcttgctaggcaagcgctctaccactgggctaaatccccaaccccgatggtTTAGTTTTCCTAATTGGTTTGCACTGTGAATTTTCACAATTACTATTGTTTGTATTCTTGAATCTGCAATATGATAATTTGTTTATACGTAATAATTTGTCTCAAGTAATTAATCAACTATGAACTGAAAGTTCAATTTCTTTCAGAGGGACTTGCTCTAAAACAAGTTTAAAGCTATTTACATATAGGTTAAATCTATTataattgtcttagtcagggtttctattcctgcacaaacatcatgaccaagaagcaagttggggaggaaagggtttattcagcttacacttccacattgctgttcattaccaaaagaaatcaggactggaactcaagcaagtcaggaagcaggagctgatgcagaggccatggagggatgttacttactggcttccttcttgttaaactgtctgtgggttgtatcataggtattctgtactttttggctaatatccacttattattattattattattattattattattattattattattattattatagtcaAGCTGAAAACCAGGAATAGCCACGACAATAATCTTTCAGTCAGGATATCAACCAAGTACCAGACACAATATTAAGCTGGTGAGATATAAGAATCTATAGAGTGTGACTTTTGTCTTTGATAAATTTGGAAACAACCCACAATGCATGATTCTACTTTTTCTCCCATTTCAGTTTGGTACCTAGGTCTAAAATGTTGttgatttttataaaaacaaGTATTAAGGGGGaataaaaaaactcaaaagagaaaataaatcgGTAGACTAAcaaaattgaaaattgatttctgtTCATAGCTTCtactccctttcctttctccctgcctccagcttttGAGTGTTGCAGGAATACGATGTCTATTTAGGAATGTGAGGGAAGGAGTAGATTCTGCCAATCAAGAGGGTCACCAGGATACCCCATGTGTAGTCACATCATTCTTTCCACTATGTGTACTGAGCTTCCTATGCAATAGCTGATACACAAGCCCACACACACAAGGCACTTAGGTCTGATATGGCTGGAATAAGTAAGTCCTAATGGAGAAATTTAGATTTgagaaataagtttttttttctaagtagAGTCCTCAGATACTTACAAACTATAAGGCTATATTTGTcggtatgtatatttgtgtgggAGGTGGTTAGTGATAAAAGCCACAGAAGACTTTGAGACAAGTTTGCTTAAATTAGTAGTGTTTCAAGTGGTTATTCCACTGACTTCTGTGGTCCTGCTGGCCCCTCTGCACAGGCAGGAGTGAACAGACAATGTGTGGAGAATCTGAAACTGCGTGTAATTTGCCTATGAGGTTAATTAGGCCACTATTAGGTATCTTTAGAAGAGTGCCAAGATGGCTAGGAGTGTTCATTAGCCCAGATGACAGTTGAAACATGAGAATGCAATTTTAAGACAAATATGCATCTCTTTTTTTCTAGATGGATGTTTTAGATTTTGTAGACTATATAAGCTTCCTAAAACAGCTATCCTACTCTGCACCGTGTAGTGTGCAACTCAGCCATAGGCAAGGCAGTAACATgtcagtgtgtttgtgttttaataaCACTTACAGAAATAAGTAGAGTCATAGTAATATTTTACAATCCCTGATCTAGGGCTCAATTTTTGACAAAGATTACAAATATGAGATCTCCAATGCAAATGAAGTTAATGTCTGGAAATATACGCCATGACACTATCTGATGACAGTCAGTGGGTTGAAATACTAGGGGAGGTTtgcaagaggaaagaaaagaatgtgaagaGATGGCAACTTTATAGTAAAAGAAATGGGCTTGGAAGAAATTGTGACATAACAGACTCTATTGTTCCAAGTAAATTTCTATGCTAGCTTTCCCCAAACCAATCTAAGGCAACCctattatttttctgtaattgggtaaAACCCTTCTGAGCCCCAGGCCCCCTTGATACTAAGTCCTTAGCAGGGATTAGAATAATCTCAAGGGTGgctttttgaattttgtttttctactttttcctcaatttcttttacattattgCTAATAATCAAGATTCATATGATCAGAAAATGAATTCTGCCCTACTAAAAGTGATAAAGTGGGGGGAAGAGTAACAGTATAGCTGAAATTCAGCCCAGTAAGCTAATGTGAAGGAAAACTGTTCAAATTTTGCTTGGCAGGAAAGGCTGAAGAGTTCTGGTCAGAATCACAAAACCAGATaaatcaggggttgggggaagatTCTAAACAGCATCGATCAGTACACAGATGTAAAGAAGGAACAATCGCTGTTTAACTAGAAGTGATTTTTGTTCTTTGGAGAGACATTGTCTGcgttctttcctctcttttctttctttttattttcaatgagaagttaaatattttttttaaatgtttggtcATTTAATTTCTGAATAATCAATATTTTGCAGGTAAGATATCTGACATTTGTAGGCTATATTGTCTATGGCTACCATTTTTGTGTTCTCTACCTTGAAGTCATTTGATATCTGAAGGGACAATAGAATATGTACCTTCTTGGGCCCACTCTGGTACAGAATGCAAACAGAGGACTATGTTAATTTGGTAAATTGGTTCACATCCAGGGTCATTCAAGTTATTGGATGCCCCAGACAAAGTACTGATGTTTTGTAGAAGATAATTCATCTACACATTGTAACAGCTGTGGTGCATTGTGATGTGTTTTCTCTGAAGAGCTAATTGTTATTCTATGAAGTCTCTGCAatcttttctccctttttattgattatttaatttatttatttatgtttcaaatgttatcccccttccaggtttccacaAATCTcctatcccatgcccctcccccctggCTTCTATGAAGGAGCTCTCtgcaatcttttaaaaattatttattattatatgtatatgtacactgtgtatgtgtgtgtacatgtatgcgcacttgtgtgtgcatgccacagtGTGCAAATTGGGGTAAGAGGACAACTTTATAGGGTCAGTTTTCTATTTCGACTTTTGCAAACATTCACGCACATTTACCTGTTGAGCAACTCGCTGGACCAAATACTCACAATCTTACATAATAATGTATAACACAGaaattccttcttctttttttttttcttggttctttttttcggagctggggaccgaacccagggccttgcgcttcctaggtaagcgctctaccactgagctaaatccccagcccccagaaattCCTTCTTTAAATACAATTATGTACAAATAGTTCCATGCACTGGgaatcaaacattcaaatatatgagcagTCCTCTGAGGGGGAAGTGAGGATAATAAGAAAGATGGAAAAGAAGACTCAGAGACAAAGGTTGGAAACCGGGAGGGCTCTTCAGTGAATACTGAATGTATTTCTCATGCCTTATATACTTTACAGTATCATGGGAAACAAAGTCGCAAGCCAACAGAGACCATGGCTGACAAACACTCGATATCTGTACCTACCCACAAATCTCCCTGTTgctccctgttccttcctccaAGATTGACAGAACATTCAGCCCCTTAATTTGAGCTTCAAGTGTAACCCCTCTTATCGTTCCATGCATCAGCAGGCCAGGAAACCTGCCAGAAGACCCTGGCCTGACTTAACTCTGCCGGAAACGCAGGCTTTCACAGTAGCAGGCAAAGTGGCTACTGGCACATTTAGAAGGCAGTTATTCGTAGTAGGCAGTGAAAAGATTTGTTGCATTCTTTTATATTTCCCCAAAGAGACATTTAGAGTAAAACATCATCACGGTAAATAATTGACAtgagtggtggtttgaatgggaatgcccttcagaggctcatatatttgaatgtttgattcccagtgcatggaactatttgagaagaattatgggtgtggctttgttaaagGAGAGGTGCCACTGGAGGCATGctctgagatttcaaaagccttcACTATTTCCAGTtgcctgtccctgtccctgtccctgtccctgtctctgtccctgttcctgttcctctccctctccctctccctctccctctccctcttcttctccctctcaactattgcattttcttttttttttagggcttgtgtctttttttttttttttaagatttatttactaagtacattgtaactgtcttcagacacaccagaagagggcatcagatctcattacagatggttgtgagccaccatgtggttgctgggaattgaactcaggacctctggaagagcattcagtgctcttaaccgctgagccatctctctagcccaactaTTGCATTTTTAATTAGGTCTTGTTTATATCAGCCAAATCTACATCCCAACTAAACTGATACctcaaatttttaaaagtaagcaATTACATTAAGATTGtgaaaagggaggagggggagtaaAATGTATATAGAAGTGATAATGGTCTAGGATCTCGGTTTCAATGTAAACAATggaaatacaaatacatataaaacTAAATGCACAATTtgttagtatataataatatatttgttGCTTATTCTAGACATTTTcagcattattatttattaagcaAATTGCTTATTGAAGAGCAGAATTTGGTTTTAAACATTGTGAAGGGAGGGAGCAGTGACATACTGAGGGATACTTAAGAGAATAAgtacttttggtttgtttgtttcttttgtgacatggtctcactatataACTCTTACTGGCCTGAAAACTTActatgtaggccaagctggccacaaactcacagagatctgcttgcctctgacaccagagtgctaggattaaaggtatataccaccTTGCATGGCTCAGATAacatgctttatttgtttgtttgcttccttgcttgtttctgtttcaagacagggtttctctgtgtagccctagctatcctggaactcactttgtagatcaggctggcctcaaatttagagattcacctgtttctgtctcctgaatgctgggattaaaggcatgtgccaccatgcccagccagaTAACATGTTTTTAAAGGCTGGCATATGGTTAGTACCATGGGAAAGTCTCCATGAAGGCatacaggatcacagagacagttCATCAATGGTTCCTATAACCAAAGGTTGTTTGAGTGGGCTCTTGCTTATTATAGTTCAAAAGAATATTACAttacatatagtatatatagatatttattatttgggattattttgGCCTTTTTATCTTAATCTCAAATATTAAttattgaaattttgtttttattgtgatcTTTTAAACAAATGTCTGTATGCATACTAAAACTGCCTTTTCAATAATGAAGTAAAAATGAtggtaaaaatttttttcttgtgtgatgaatattgaaaattttgataaaatattaccaaatatattttatcattatttattagGAAAACAACTCTGTCTTCTCTATTGGATCTTTTTAAATGTCCTAATATAGTAAAtaccttttcctctcttctaggtattaaattatatatttttacttttaaaaaaatatagctacttatatgtctgcctgtgtgtgtgtgtgcatgtgcatgtgtgtgagtgtgtgtgtgtacgtgagtgtgtgcgtgtgtgtgagtgtgtgtttgtgtgtgtgagtgtgtgcatatgtgtgagtgtgtgcgtatgtgtgagtgtgtgtgtacgtgagtgtgtgcgtgtgtgtgtgtgtttgtgtgtgtgtacataagtgtgtgtgtgtgcatgtgcatgtgtgtgagtgtgtgtgtttgtgtgtgtgaatgtgtgcatatgtgtgagtgtgtgcgtatgtgtgagtgtgtgtgtttgtgtgtgtgagtgtgtgcatatgtgtgtacgtgagtgtgtgcgtgtgtgtgagtgtgtgtttgtgtgtgtgagtgtgtgcatatgtgtgagtgtgtgcgtatgtgtgtgtatgtgagtgtgtgcgtgtgtgtgtgtttgtgtgtgtgtacgtaagtgtgtgtgtgtgtgcatgtgcatgtgtgtgtgtgtatttataactGTCTAGCTATTgtatattaccattattatttattttttactgttaCGCTTTTCTTAAGCGATTAGGTCTACTAAAGTGTTTGGTGAGTGTTTTTTAAGGCCCAAATTTAGTTTTATGAACCTTCTTTAACCTGTCTAACTTAGGTTGAATATGAAGGCTTAAAGCATGAAATTAAGCGGTTTGAAGAAGAAACAGTATTACTGAACAGCCAACTAGAAGATGCCATTCGACTGAAGGAAATTGCAGAGCACCAGTTGGAAGAAGCCCTCGAAACACTGAAGAATGAAAGGGAGCAAAAAAACAACCTGAGGAAGGAGCTGTCCCAGTACATCAGCCTCAGTGACAACCACATCAGCATCTCAGTCGAGGGGCTCAAGTTTGCCGAGGACGGGAGTGAGCCAAACAACGATGACAAGATGAACGGGCATCTCCACGGGCCTCTGGGGAAGCTGAATGGAGACTATCGTGCGCCCACTGCCAGGAAAGGAGAGTCCCTACACCCTGTGTCTGACTTATTCAGTGAGTTGAACATTTCAGAAATTCAAAAACTGAAGCAGCAGCTTATTCAGGTAAGAGATTCATCTAAATCTGCAAGAATGAATTCATGTTCGTGGTGTGTAGCATGTTATGGGATTTTTGACACACAAAGGGGAGAACATATTCTGTAGTTGctataatgaagaaaatgttatATTAAATTCAAACAAATTACAAAATAGAGCCTAAACTGTTCTAAATACATTATCTCATTTATCAAGGCATTCTATCCCTATAATAAGCTTGAGAGACATCcagaatattttcattaaaatttataaaaaattctTTTCCAGAAGAAAAACCTATTTGGAAAAAGCTTCAGTTTATTTTAATAGTGTTCAATCTTTAAAGGGAATTCGTttagttttcaaagaaaaatgaacacagaAGTCCCCCCATTGCTGAAATCACAATGCCAacaatagaattttttttccattttcttcacaAAAAATTCAAGTGGTTTGGCCTCCATAAAATTCCATATTCTGAATTAGGTATTTTTAGATTGATTTGCCAGAACTCAAATAAGGAAACATTTGAATTTAATTTGAAATAATGGGAGTATTGGCTCTGCTGTGGgcattttaaatgtatacatatctGTCCAACTGCATTGAGTTCATTATTGGCTTTGCCCTGAAGTTATTCATTATCTTTTGCCATTACAGGTAGAGCGGGAAAAAGCGATTCTTCTGGCCAACCTCCAGGAGTCACAAACCCAGCTAGAACACACCAAGGGGGCACTGACAGAGCAGCATGAACGAGTTCACCGGCTCACAGAACATGTCAATGCTATGAGGGGTTTGCAAAACAGTAAAGAGCTCAAGGCTGAGCTAGATTGTGAGAAGGGCCGGAACTCAGCGGAGGAAGCCCACGACTATGAGGTAGACATCAATGGCTTAGAGATCCTTGAGTGTAAATATAGAGTGGCTGTCACGGAAGTCATTGATTTGAAAGCAGAAATTAAGGccttaaaggaaaaatataacaAATCTGTAGAAAATTATACAGAAGAAAAGACCAAATATGAGAGTAAGATCCAAATGTATGATGAGCAAGTGACAAACCTTGAGAAGACATCTAAGGAGAGTGGTGAGAAGATGGCCCACATGGAGAAGGAGTTGCAAAAGATGACTGGCATAGCCAACGAAAACCACAACACCCTCAATACAGCTCAGGATGAGTTGGTGACATTTAGTGAGGAACTAGCCCAGCTTTACcaccatgtgtgtctatgtaataATGAAACTCCCAATAGAGTCATGTTGGACTACTATAGACAAAGCAGAGTTACTCGAAGTGGCAGCCTCAAGGGGCCTGATGATCCCAGAGGGCTTTTGTCACCAAGATTATCCAGGAGGGGTGTTTCATCCCCTGTAGAATCAAGGACATCATCCGAGCCGGtttcaaaggaaaacacagagactAGTAAAGAGCCAAGTCCAACTAAGACTCCCACAATCTCTCCTGTTATTACTGCCCCACCATCATCTCCAGTTTTGGATACAAGTGATATCCGCAAAGAGCCAATGAATATCTACAACCTCAATGCCATAATTCGGGACCAAATCAAGCATCTGCAGAAAGCAGTGGACAGGTCCTTACAGCTGTCTCGTCAAAGAGCAGCAGCCCGAGAGTTGGCCCCCATGATCGATAAGGACAAGGAAGCCTTAATGGAGGAGATTCTCAAGCTGAAGTCCTTGCTGAGCACCAAACGGGAGCAAATTGCCACACTGAGGGCAGTGTTGAAAGCCAATAAGCAGGTAATATGCTTTTGCTGATGAAAGCTTACTAGTAAAAGCTTTCTTAATTTATTTCCCTATTTTTGTGGAATTTTTAGTGCCAAGATAAGCATTCAAATTACTGGGCAATAGAGCAACAAATTAAAGTATATTCCAATGCCAATCaaaatgtagttttattttaaagtgtgtaaGGGACCAAGAAGATGGCTTAGtgctaaaggtgcttgctgccaaacctaatggcctaagttcaatcctcagaacccatatgGTAGAAGAAAAGAGCCAACTCCCACAGATTGTCCTCTGTCACATACAAcactcatcctctctctctctctctctctctctctctctctctctctctctcttgctctcgtGCTCTCTCTCtaataaataaattgaataatcaataaataataacaatttgAGGTGGTTGATAGAAGAGCAGTTGTGTCTACCTAGGCAGTGCCGGTGGTGAAGAAGGTAAAGCAATAGAAGAGTCATAGATAAAGCCTGGAGACCCAGGCAGTGATAAGCAGAAGCCTGGAGGCCAGTGAGTACGGAAACAGCCGATGAAGGGTTTTGGGAGAGGACTGCCTAACAGCTAATACCAatcagggagacaaggagaaaaGAGACTAACACTGAGCCTACAAATGGGACATTGGTACAGACGTGATGATAGAGGTCTGACAGGCAATAGCTAGACCCAACTTCAGAGATAGAGATTCAGTTCCTAGGCTCAACTTCTAGGGCTGTTTCAAGATAGAAACTTggtgttttgtcttttatttcagACCCAAACAAATAAGACTTAGTCACCAAATGATGAAGCAATGGCATCAAAGTTGAAGGACAATACAGTTGTGAGGATCTGAGTGATGTAAACAGAAGCAGAGTTTTACCAACAGATAATAGTTTGGAACTAtgagtgagagagaggaagagagggagggatggagggatggaaagagatagatgagaggggaagagaaaacatCCCCAAATTCTAAAGTCTAGTTGTGTCACTGACCATATATCTAAACGTTATGTAAAGTTAATTGTGTACTTGGTCAAAACTGAAGTGTTAGGGAGTTTTTCTTAAATACCGGTTGGTCATTTCCCTCTGGAATAAATAGGATATTTCAATATGAACCTATCTGACAAATTTCTTGATGACtgatttgttttccattttttagTTTTACCTGGGTATGGGTATCCAGATATATATACtggaaaataaaactaattatCTGAAGCACATTGGAGAGTGCTGAACAaatgttgatgttgatgttgatgaaaagcagcagcaacatcTGAACTCCTTTTTTTGCAAACACAGGCAATGCCAGGAAATAGAGTATGAGGGTAAATGCACTTTAGAGAATGAAGATTCATTACCTTTTCAGagtgtcttttctttttactcaAATCTGAGTGAAACTATAACAATGCGTCATCTACTTTCTACTCGTCATCATCTGTTTCCATGAATCCATTGATAGAAATTGGATGTCTATACCACAGAAATATTGTTCACAATATAAGCACACTTTATATAAACTTAAGGGGAGAATAGGACTTTCTTTTGCATCATCACTTTAGCGAAGCAGAAAATGTTAAGGTGAATGAAGAAATCATGAGAAATCTGATTTTACtttgaaatcagaaaaaaagattATTGGTGTAACTGTTATAATTCAAAGTAGCCATGAGTAACTTTTGTGCTAGGTCTGACTCATATAACTTATTTTAAGAACAAAATTTTCTGGAGTGTTCTCAGCCAAAACCTTCACATAACTTTCCTGCCCTCTTTCTGAAGGTTAAAATAGAaatctagatttttcttttttaaaaagcttcttCATGCAGActgaatttcaaaaaaaaatcattctcaaATCTACCCTTGAGGAAAGGGGATACGGAAGCTTATGAGACTCGGGGGTGTAGATCAGCAGAGGAGAGTTTATCCAGAATGCATGATGCCCTGGGGTCTCCTCCCCACCATACACTCACACTCTTTCAAGCTTGTGTAAAGTAGGATCACAGTGTCTTATgctgtgtgaatatgtatgtttcAAGAACAAAGCCTGCATCCCACGTGTGTGTCCATGGGAAGACCAAATCAAGAATATTAAATGAACACTGTGATCAAAGTGAGTTATTCCATCAGATTTCAAAAGCATTTCAATACTTGTTTTAATAAGAAGTTATTACTAAAATGTTTTCCTACAGACCAGCTGTCTTGACCAACCTGAtacctctcagacactgagccaccaaccaggcagcatacactggctggtctgaggcccGGACActtacacagcagaggactgcctggtctggcctcagtgagagaagactcACATAACCCTTGAGACACTTGAGGCCCTGgggaatggggaggcctggtgagatgtgggggtggggttgggaggtgggggggcattgaggaatgagatgaggaacagtcagagggaagAATgtgagggggataatgactggactgtaaaagaagattaaagataataatagtaaaagagtaaaaacaaaaaaaaatgtgaagaagCTTAATAGAAAAGACAAGTCCTAACTTATAAGCAAGAATTCATGTGGAGGTACAAAATAGGACACAAATATGTTATTAGTAATCTATTGTGAATTTAATTTATGTCTTCCAGTACTTACAAGACagaatatataaaacattttagacTGCTATAAACAGTACTATAGGAATTCAGAAGAGAACAGAGCATTCCTAAAGGAGTGTGTATTTTCACATGTAGTGTAATGTATATATACTACATTAGAGACAGGGCTTGTAATGGTTTAGTAAACtttgtgaaaatatttcttgCTATATATTTGGTACTCATTTAAAGAACATTGAACAACTGCCGTGGATTGATATAGTGCTTATGAGCCATTAATAGTTTCAAGTATCAAAAGATGAAATCAGTTAGATATAGGCATTGTGGAATGTTAATTATTAAGGCTAATGTGAGAATTTTGTGGTTTAGGAAAAAGGGGGAATCATCTTGTTTTACCACAGACATGATGTATTCCCTATGAGTCTTGTTTTCCCAATTTAGGATTTAGGATTTTTTTCCCAGAAGCACAGTGCCTTCTGATAGAATGTAGTTGTTATGAAGTACCAGCTGTGTACTTAATTGTATCAGGAGTGAAGATTCGACAACATATACCTGGTCTCTACATTTCAGAGAAGGACTCACACCTCTTGGGATGAGCAGATAATTAGTGTGAGGTCACATATTTTGTATTCAAGTTGTGGGAATATTGCATTGGAACAACTAACATCACCTATAGGAATTAACAAAAGTTTTCCAGAGCAATTATAATTGGATTTGTTCTTAAGGGATAAGGCATTATTCTCCCatggaaagaagaaataatttcaCACCAAAGAACAGTAGATAGAGAAGGGCAAGAGTGTTAGGAAGAGGTGTTCTATGTACCTACCTTATGCTGTATAAACAGGCTGTTATTAGACATTTGCCAATGGCACCCACCGATTcagttgttgctgtttttatctCCTACTGTGCTAGGCTAGCTCTTGATTTGAAACACTATCCATTCAAAGAACTTCAGAAATTCCCCAATCCCAAATTCAGACAACTATATTAATCCATTAAACATTTCCacactctctttttctctctctgtcacacacctATAAATGCACAAAGAAATCACTTGACCACAATTCATTGTTTTGagcaagttttatttaaaaatttagaaaaatcttGATTTCTTGTCACTTCTTTGACTTGAACATATTATACTCACATCATAAGTTACAGTGGCTTTACATCCTTTATTCTATGTTTTGGGCCCCCAGAATATAGGCGACTTAAAGTATTGGACTTTTCACATACTTCACTTGGAATTGgtatttgtttgaaaaaaaaaaccgctTTTTGATAATATCCTTTATGTTTAAAGCTTCATTTTGGCTCTCTAAATCTCTGAAAATCGTACACCGTCAAAAAACAGCATGAACTATTTACTGAACTACTGTAACTACATTGAATTCTGATACTGACTCATACCAGGCTTTAAAGACAATTCTCGAATCATGACATGATTTgacattaaagaaaaatgtaccAAGGTGTACATATGCTTATGTAAAAATCCAACCTAatcaattttgtttctatttataaGAGCAAAGAATAGATTTGATATAAAGGAATGTGTGGGCCAGTTTTTCTGGTGTGAGATGATAAGCACTGTGATTTTATGCTTCAGACAGCCGAAGTGGCTTTAGCTAACCTGAAgaacaaatatgaaaatgaaaaagcaATGGTTACTGAAACAATGACAAAACTGAGGAACGAGCTA is part of the Rattus norvegicus strain BN/NHsdMcwi chromosome 4, GRCr8, whole genome shotgun sequence genome and encodes:
- the Bicd1 gene encoding protein bicaudal D homolog 1 isoform X5, with product MAAEEALKTVDHYKTEIERLTKELTETTHEKIQAAEYGLVVLEEKLTLKQQYDELEAEYDGLKQELEQLKEAFGQSFSIHRKVAEDGETREETLLQESASKEAYYLNKILEMQNELKQSRAVVTNVQAENERLSAVVQELKENNEMVELQRIRMKDEIREYKFREARLLQDYTELEEENITLQKLVSTLKQNQVEYEGLKHEIKRFEEETVLLNSQLEDAIRLKEIAEHQLEEALETLKNEREQKNNLRKELSQYISLSDNHISISVEGLKFAEDGSEPNNDDKMNGHLHGPLGKLNGDYRAPTARKGESLHPVSDLFSELNISEIQKLKQQLIQVEREKAILLANLQESQTQLEHTKGALTEQHERVHRLTEHVNAMRGLQNSKELKAELDCEKGRNSAEEAHDYEVDINGLEILECKYRVAVTEVIDLKAEIKALKEKYNKSVENYTEEKTKYESKIQMYDEQVTNLEKTSKESGEKMAHMEKELQKMTGIANENHNTLNTAQDELVTFSEELAQLYHHVCLCNNETPNRVMLDYYRQSRVTRSGSLKGPDDPRGLLSPRLSRRGVSSPVESRTSSEPVSKENTETSKEPSPTKTPTISPVITAPPSSPVLDTSDIRKEPMNIYNLNAIIRDQIKHLQKAVDRSLQLSRQRAAARELAPMIDKDKEALMEEILKLKSLLSTKREQIATLRAVLKANKQTAEVALANLKNKYENEKAMVTETMTKLRNELKALKEDAATFSSLRAMFATRCDEYVTQLDEMQRQLAAAEDEKKTLNTLLRMAIQQKLALTQRLEDLEFDHEQSRRSKGKLGKSKIGSPKTIFTFPL
- the Bicd1 gene encoding protein bicaudal D homolog 1, with product MAAEEALKTVDHYKTEIERLTKELTETTHEKIQAAEYGLVVLEEKLTLKQQYDELEAEYDGLKQELEQLKEAFGQSFSIHRKVAEDGETREETLLQESASKEAYYLNKILEMQNELKQSRAVVTNVQAENERLSAVVQELKENNEMVELQRIRMKDEIREYKFREARLLQDYTELEEENITLQKLVSTLKQNQVEYEGLKHEIKRFEEETVLLNSQLEDAIRLKEIAEHQLEEALETLKNEREQKNNLRKELSQYISLSDNHISISVEGLKFAEDGSEPNNDDKMNGHLHGPLGKLNGDYRAPTARKGESLHPVSDLFSELNISEIQKLKQQLIQVEREKAILLANLQESQTQLEHTKGALTEQHERVHRLTEHVNAMRGLQNSKELKAELDCEKGRNSAEEAHDYEVDINGLEILECKYRVAVTEVIDLKAEIKALKEKYNKSVENYTEEKTKYESKIQMYDEQVTNLEKTSKESGEKMAHMEKELQKMTGIANENHNTLNTAQDELVTFSEELAQLYHHVCLCNNETPNRVMLDYYRQSRVTRSGSLKGPDDPRGLLSPRLSRRGVSSPVESRTSSEPVSKENTETSKEPSPTKTPTISPVITAPPSSPVLDTSDIRKEPMNIYNLNAIIRDQIKHLQKAVDRSLQLSRQRAAARELAPMIDKDKEALMEEILKLKSLLSTKREQIATLRAVLKANKQTAEVALANLKNKYENEKAMVTETMTKLRNELKALKEDAATFSSLRAMFATRCDEYVTQLDEMQRQLAAAEDEKKTLNTLLRMAIQQKLALTQRLEDLEFDHEQSRRSKGKLGKSKIGSPKIVSSLLPPYRHSAHN